One genomic window of Choristoneura fumiferana chromosome 14, NRCan_CFum_1, whole genome shotgun sequence includes the following:
- the Pal2 gene encoding peptidyl-alpha-hydroxyglycine-alpha-amidating lyase 2, which produces MLPLFLFLFALRGINCEPETVRESFDYFSYGSNDDLLKNLELHLPKDDIVLRPQEVKDWPQQSLNVGQITAVSINSLGQPVIFHRAERIWDESTFNESNVYQNLDKGPIIEDTILVLDPHSGSVLHSWGANAFYMPHGLTVDHHDNVWVTDVAKHQVFKYTPLNHKYPTLTIGEAFTAGYPYRRRVLLCMPTSVAVATTGEIFVADGYCNNQILKFNAAGTLLLAIPSYSDTLTLNLPHSVTLLESLDIVCVADRENMRIVCPKAGLKSYVKMLDPATIIEDPTLGRVFAVAAHGDTIYAVNGPTSQNIAVRGFTVNAVYGNILDTWEPATGFTNPHSLAVTRNGSHLYVSEIGPNKIWKFELTDVFDKK; this is translated from the exons ATGTTGCCGTTATTTTTGTTCCTATTCGCTTTGCGCGGAATAAATTGTGAACCTGAAACAGTGAGGGAAAGCTTCGACTACTTTAGTTACGGATCAAATGACGACCTTTTGAAGAACTTAGAACTGCATCTG CCTAAAGACGATATAGTGCTAAGGCCTCAGGAAGTAAAGGACTGGCCGCAACAGTCTCTAAATGTTGGACAAATTACCGCCGTGTCTATCAATTCTTTGGGACAACCGGTCATCTTCCATAGAGCTGAAAGAATATGGGACGAAAG caCTTTCAACGAATCGAATGTATATCAAAACTTGGACAAAGGACCCATCATTGAGGATACGATTCTAGTATTGGACCCACACTCGGGTTCGGTTCTTCATAGCTGGGGAGCCAATGCCTTTTACATGCCACATGGCCTTACCGTCGATCACCACGACAACGTTTGGGTCACTGATGTGGCCAAACATCAGGTGTTTAAA TACACCCCATTAAACCACAAGTATCCAACCTTGACTATTGGAGAAGCTTTCACAGCTGGCTACCCGTACCGTCGCAGAGTGCTTCTCTGCATGCCTACATCCGTTGCCGTGGCAACCACCGGCGAAATCTTCGTCGCGGACGGCTATTGTAACAACCAAATACTCAAATTCAATGCCGCTGGGACTTTGCTCCTAGCGATCCCTTCTTACTCCGACACTTTGACCTTGAATCTTCCGCACAGCGTAACTCTGTTGGAAAGCTTGGATATTGTCTGCGTGGCTGACAGAGAGAACATGAGGATTGTTTGCCCTAAGGCTGGTTTGAAGAGTTACGTCAAGATGTTAGATCCAGCTACTATAATCGAGGATCCAACCTTAGGACGAGTGTTCGCTGTGGCGGCTCATGGGGATACTATTTACGCAGTGAATGGACCGACGTCGCAAAATATTGCCGTGAGAGGATTCACCGTGAACGCGGTTTATGGAAATATTTTAGACACCTGGGAGCCGGCTACT GGATTCACTAACCCCCACTCATTGGCAGTGACACGCAACGGCTCACACCTCTACGTCTCCGAAATCGGCCCGAATAAAATATGGAAATTCGAATTAACCGATGTATTCGACAAAAAGTAG
- the LOC141435095 gene encoding uncharacterized protein, giving the protein MIKAQYVTFAGILLFSGMLETASISKRSYSDQSVKGYVTERTCWWNEVCKEEFQTLFRCKCPSWSYCRSPGRYYNAVCSMTETGYIWDQPNSEFRPQ; this is encoded by the exons ATGATTAAG GCGCAATATGTAACGTTCGCTGGAATACTTTTGTTTAGCGGGATGCTGGAGACTGCTTCGATCAGCAAGAGGAGTTATTCGGACCAGTCTGTAAAAGGATATGTCACGGAG CGCACATGCTGGTGGAACGAGGTGTGTAAGGAAGAGTTTCAAACGTTGTTCAGATGCAAGTGCCCATCATGGTCTTACTGCCGAAGCCCTGGGCGCTACTACAATGCCGTCTGCTCCATGACAGAGACCGGCTACATCTGGGACCAGCCTAACTCAGAATTCAGACCACAATAA
- the LOC141435093 gene encoding uncharacterized protein isoform X1, with protein sequence MDTTIPRVILSIALAALLPMASPNNQDPVAKENIPHSRQKRILWITNDGRLALPPGTTMTITPSLSMPFVRHPPKGFLSNVSVSFPFTSTLKYEVDCEIDFDKLGLTDNENPYGTLPPLFARSMGSAAASVMAQYVGQYLERRRGKRETKGPVPPEVESVVLDRLHGGERALLYGVAEDMFANFGMEGRECLLRAICEIHAHPLTNFGFIGEVMKLFFTPSKSPYASLLNDYVEAQRAGESGGECWPYYRLCPKSIFQPSPNKYSKDAEDLHRRQEHDNIENIENNIDIDGVRAM encoded by the exons ATGGATACGACGATACCTCGCGTCATTCTTAGCATAGCCTTGGCTGCGCTACTACCAATGGCATCTCCAAACAACCAAGATCCAGTAGCTAAGGAGAATATACCCCATTCAAGACAGAAGAGGATACTATGGATCACCAATGACGGGAGACTGGCATTGCCACCAGGGACAACTATGACGATCACGCCATCCCTGTCTATGCCATTTGTGAGGCATCCGCCGAAAGGATTTCTCTCTAACGTGTCTGTCAGTTTTCCATTTACCA GTACACTTAAGTACGAAGTGGACTGCGAGA TTGATTTCGACAAGCTTGGTCTTACGGACAACGAGAACCCTTATGGGACTCTGCCTCCACTCTTCGCCCGGTCTATGGGGAGTGCAGCCGCGTCTGTGATGGCGCAATACGTAGGGCAGTACTTGGAGAGGAGGCGAGGCAAACGAGAGACAAAGGGACCAGTGCCTCCTGAGGTGGAGTCGGTGGTTCTGGATCGTCTGCATGGTGGAGAAAG GGCACTTCTTTACGGAGTAGCAGAAGACATGTTCGCTAACTTCGGCATGGAAGGACGGGAGTGCCTGCTGCGAGCGATCTGCGAAATCCACGCTCATCCCCTCACCAACTTTGGGTTCATTGGAGAAGTCATGAAGCTATTCTTTAC GCCAAGCAAGTCACCGTATGCGAGTCTCCTGAACGATTACGTGGAGGCACAGCGCGCGGGCGAGTCAGGCGGAGAGTGCTGGCCGTACTACCGACTCTGCCCAAAGAGCATATTCCAGCCGTCTCCCAACAAATACTC gAAAGACGCTGAAGACTTGCATAGACGGCAAGAACACGACAACATAGAGAATATAGAAAACAATATAGACATAGACGGAGTTAGAGCGATGTAA
- the LOC141435093 gene encoding uncharacterized protein isoform X2, which translates to MDTTIPRVILSIALAALLPMASPNNQDPVAKENIPHSRQKRILWITNDGRLALPPGTTMTITPSLSMPFVRHPPKGFLSNVSVSFPFTIDFDKLGLTDNENPYGTLPPLFARSMGSAAASVMAQYVGQYLERRRGKRETKGPVPPEVESVVLDRLHGGERALLYGVAEDMFANFGMEGRECLLRAICEIHAHPLTNFGFIGEVMKLFFTPSKSPYASLLNDYVEAQRAGESGGECWPYYRLCPKSIFQPSPNKYSKDAEDLHRRQEHDNIENIENNIDIDGVRAM; encoded by the exons ATGGATACGACGATACCTCGCGTCATTCTTAGCATAGCCTTGGCTGCGCTACTACCAATGGCATCTCCAAACAACCAAGATCCAGTAGCTAAGGAGAATATACCCCATTCAAGACAGAAGAGGATACTATGGATCACCAATGACGGGAGACTGGCATTGCCACCAGGGACAACTATGACGATCACGCCATCCCTGTCTATGCCATTTGTGAGGCATCCGCCGAAAGGATTTCTCTCTAACGTGTCTGTCAGTTTTCCATTTACCA TTGATTTCGACAAGCTTGGTCTTACGGACAACGAGAACCCTTATGGGACTCTGCCTCCACTCTTCGCCCGGTCTATGGGGAGTGCAGCCGCGTCTGTGATGGCGCAATACGTAGGGCAGTACTTGGAGAGGAGGCGAGGCAAACGAGAGACAAAGGGACCAGTGCCTCCTGAGGTGGAGTCGGTGGTTCTGGATCGTCTGCATGGTGGAGAAAG GGCACTTCTTTACGGAGTAGCAGAAGACATGTTCGCTAACTTCGGCATGGAAGGACGGGAGTGCCTGCTGCGAGCGATCTGCGAAATCCACGCTCATCCCCTCACCAACTTTGGGTTCATTGGAGAAGTCATGAAGCTATTCTTTAC GCCAAGCAAGTCACCGTATGCGAGTCTCCTGAACGATTACGTGGAGGCACAGCGCGCGGGCGAGTCAGGCGGAGAGTGCTGGCCGTACTACCGACTCTGCCCAAAGAGCATATTCCAGCCGTCTCCCAACAAATACTC gAAAGACGCTGAAGACTTGCATAGACGGCAAGAACACGACAACATAGAGAATATAGAAAACAATATAGACATAGACGGAGTTAGAGCGATGTAA
- the LOC141435091 gene encoding uncharacterized protein, whose amino-acid sequence MKIAECNHIRIRDGNDYNMNVERMIKHFEAQYNLDFRSLPQWEKLVQRMHLSITDCKRKIQGANRRKTLIINKLYQEFCRPSPFELTDNFARTNKMWQSKKNLNEMKKRISLSTPTDSASIRDELGYDEMVEETSAGPPNTENNTSAEVLATKDEIMSPTETVSHLPTFICINQHKLISALGSKESSLSRISNQEVLDIKSDVKLKEWLLLKKCTKVVCFPKKIILSDKSLEDQIVTFSLLNCTLEYLNLRYMGVTDEDNFRRAKILPVTPLKLYPGLAVTFKFLFRFQNQQDFSTYLYFRVGQKVLAEAPIEALCVPIASVNICATSISVPDIVNIPPMYFWRINAKNGFPKSAVTIDVTGDCSYDLHVSKVSVDLTEDLQVTHSVDPMSPTTESMILREEDQEVITESKALLPPTDADDTESLKITDIIILLIEECIEKALDIFVFERTYLFVKPNSKQRIPVYLTKPEHIGYHQSFYELEFNDPETNGTVFSKTIKVFGEVLPNPIQVQPILLDMTQSPVIHGFCEDRFTISNSHKLYPVTIKIKLTTKISKLIRVVPMETLLPAKSSVDFLVRFCSKDLRQSTREDLVHLTFKIIVVGDKSVYRNLPPLFYEVIAPCSSEFKKLYNKKFYNEFPEPSQIELEDVAPLELAPLKSQKN is encoded by the coding sequence ATGAAGATAGCAGAATGTAATCACATACGTATAAGAGATGGCAATGATTATAATATGAATGTTGAAAGAATGATTAAACATTTTGAGGCGCAGTATAATTTGGATTTCCGATCTTTGCCACAATGGGAGAAACTGGTTCAGCGGATGCATCTTTCCATCACAGATTGCAAACGCAAAATTCAAGGCGCCAACCGCCGGAAAAccctaattattaataaattataccaAGAGTTTTGTAGACCTTCTCCTTTTGAGCTCACCGATAATTTTGCGCGTACTAACAAGATGTGGCAAAGCaagaaaaatttaaatgaaatgaaaaagagAATATCATTGTCAACACCAACGGACTCTGCTAGTATAAGAGATGAACTGGGATACGATGAAATGGTTGAAGAGACAAGTGCTGGACCTCCAAATACAGAGAATAATACTTCTGCCGAAGTACTTGCAACAAAAGATGAAATAATGTCGCCTACTGAAACTGTTTCTCATTTGCCTACGTTTATATGTATCAACCAACATAAGCTCATATCGGCGCTCGGAAGCAAAGAGAGTTCTTTAAGTCGCATATCAAACCAAGAAGTTTTAGATATTAAATCTGATGTTAAACTAAAAGAGTGGCTGTTACTAAAAAAATGCACAAAAGTTGTATGTTTTCCAAAGAAAATCATTCTTAGTGACAAATCTCTAGAAGACCAAATAGTAACATTCTCGTTACTAAACTGCACCTTGGAGTATCTCAATCTAAGGTACATGGGAGTTACAGACGAAGATAATTTTAGACGTGCTAAAATTCTACCAGTTACGCCTTTGAAATTGTATCCGGGTTTAGCGGTGACTTTTAAGTTTCTTTTTAGATTTCAAAATCAACAGGACTTTAGTACGTACTTGTATTTTAGAGTTGGTCAAAAAGTTTTAGCTGAAGCACCTATTGAAGCATTATGTGTCCCAATAGCCAGTGTAAATATTTGTGCTACATCAATAAGTGTTCCTGACATAGTTAATATACCACCTATGTATTTCTGGCGAATAAACGCAAAGAATGGATTTCCTAAAAGTGctgttactatcgatgtaacgGGAGACTGCTCATATGACTTACATGTTAGTAAAGTATCTGTAGATCTTACAGAAGATTTACAAGTGACACATTCTGTTGACCCCATGAGCCCCACCACAGAAAGTATGATACTAAGAGAAGAAGATCAAGAAGTTATCACTGAGAGCAAGGCTTTGCTTCCTCCGACAGACGCAGACGATACGGAATCACTGAAAATAACCGACATAATTATCTTATTGATAGAAGAATGTATTGAAAAAGCATtggatatttttgtttttgaaagaacttatttatttgtgaagCCAAATTCTAAACAACGCATACCGGTCTATCTGACTAAACCTGAACACATAGGTTATCATCAAAGCTTTTACGAATTGGAATTTAATGACCCAGAAACGAATGGAACTGTATTTAGTAAAACGATCAAAGTATTCGGGGAAGTGTTACCTAATCCGATACAAGTACAACCCATTTTACTTGACATGACTCAATCGCCTGTAATTCACGGATTCTGTGAAGATCGTTTTACAATCTCCAATAGCCACAAGTTATATCCggtgacaataaaaataaaattaacaactaaAATTAGCAAATTGATCCGTGTTGTACCAATGGAAACATTATTGCCTGCTAAATCGAGTGTTGACTTTTTGGTGAGATTTTGTTCTAAAGATCTAAGGCAGTCCACTAGAGAAGATTTAGTTCAccttacttttaaaattatcgTTGTTGGGGATAAGTCCGTGTATCGCAATCTTCCGCCATTGTTTTATGAAGTCATAGCTCCATGTTCATCTGAATTTAAGAAGCTGTATAACAAGAAGTTTTACAATGAATTTCCTGAACCTAGTCAGATCGAATTGGAAGATGTCGCGCCTTTGGAGTTGGCGCCACTAAAATCCCAGAAAAACTAA